Below is a genomic region from Salvelinus sp. IW2-2015 linkage group LG18, ASM291031v2, whole genome shotgun sequence.
GAGCTCGATAAAGCCAGAAGAATAATACTCTTCTTGAACATAGTTATAACCACCAGTCTTGTGTTTTCATAGTCATCACTATTAAGTTTGTCAAGGTCCCGACATCTACGTATAAATATTCTGCTAGGGGGCTTTTTTACTACGAGAATGCGTGTGGATTACTCAAAGGTGACGTTTGTTTGTAAACCAAAAATGTCTCTATTCAAAGCTAATAAAATAAGAAACCAAAATCACAAGTAAAATGGTGAAGGTCAGGAATTACAATTACTCGctctagtattttttttttagctgACCATGCCTAAATTGTTGATGTCTGCTCCAaccttgttttgtttttaaagtgtTCCTTCCCACAAGCTTAACACTGAAAAGGCTTCTCCTTTGAGTGAGTAAACATATGtctttgtagctgtttattcGTGATAAAGCGTTCTTGGCCTACAGTGCACGTAAATGGCCACTCTTCTGCATGAAGGAGTTGATGGGTTTTCAAACTACCCTTCAAAGTAAAGTGTTTGCCACAATCCGTGCGAGGATTCTGCTCTCCAGTGTGTCCTCGCTAATGTCTTTTCAGAGTGGGGCACTTTTTCTTATGTTTCTTCAAATTAAACTTCAGCTTAAAAAAATGGCCACAGTCGCGGCACTGGTAAGGGAGTTGATCATGTTGGGATTTGAGGTGCTTTCTCATTAAATACGGACTGTTGAAAGTCTTGTTACACAAACAGCATTTTCTGGATTTGGAGGAAGGCGTAGAATGGCACCTTGCCTTATGTTCCCTCAAATTGAACTTCCTCTTGAAATGTTCTCCACAGTCGAGGCACTGGTAAGGGAGCTGGCCATGTTTGGAATTCAGGTGCTTTCTCATTAAATATGCACTTTGGAAGATTTCATGACACACGTGGCACGTTCTGGCTTTGGAGGACTGTCTTGGAGTAGGACGAACATTAGAAGTGCCAGGGCTCTGGGCTGAAGTGCCATGTGCCTGGGATGTCTTATACTCAAAAGATGTTGTAGACATGTTGTCCTCTTCTGGTTGAGCTGCCTCCTCATGCCCAATCTGCTGATGTTTTTGTAAGTCCTTCGGATTCTCTAGAAAACTTGCTCTCGTATGTTTTTCCAGGTAACAACGCCTAAATTGTTGATGTCTGCTACAACCTTGTTTCGTTTTGAAAGTTTTCCCACAAGCTGAACACTGAAAAGGCTTTTCCCTTGTGTGAGTAAACATATGTCTTTTTAGGTGTTTATTTGTGATAAAGCGTTGTTGGCATAAAGTGCACGCAAATGGCCGCTCTCCTGTATGAAGCCGTTGATGGATTTTCAGACTACCCTtgcaagtaaaacatttgccacaaTCCGTGCAAGGAAAAGGCTGCTCTCCTGTATGTACTTGCAAATGTCTTTTCAATCGGCACAGAGATGGGAAGTCTTTACCACATGTATCACATAGATAGGTTGAAGGCTGGAGGATATTTGTCTCACGTTCCCTCGGTGCCAGCGAGTTGCTGCCATCTGCTGGATCAACATCCCTTTGGTGCTGGTTTGGGTTGACTCCCTCACTTGACACCCTCAAGTCTGGCTGTTGTCTCTGAACGTGCTGCAGCGTTGATTGAGAAGTCTTTTTAACACACAAAGGACACTTTCTGGAGCCCAAATGAATGGCAAAATGTTTCTGTAGTTCAGATTTGCTTTGGAATGTCTCCCCGCAATCAAGGCACACGTACGTACGTACATCATGTTGAAATTCCATATGCTTTCTCAGATTCTCTCCATTTTCAAATGTTTCATTACACAAAAGACATGTTTCATAATGGTTGGCTATTTTGGAGGATTGTCCTTGAATTGTGAGAGCATTGGAGATTGTTGGGTTCTGGGGTGTAGTGCTGAAGGACTGGGGTATCTCCATCCCATTTTCCACTATTAGAGTCGTGTTGGTCTCTTGGTGATCCCCCCTAGGAGCCTGCTGTTGGTTCACCTGGTTACACCCCTTAAGCTTAGAGAGCTTAAAAGTCTTACCACACTCACAACAAGTGAGGAGCCTCTTTGCCGCCGAGCAAACTTTTTCATGTTTCAGCAAGTGAGAATTTTTGTAGAAATGGTCTCCACAGCCGAGACACTGGTACGGGAGTAGATCATGTTTGGATTTGAGGTGCTTTCTCATTAAATGGACACTAACAAAAGTCTTGTGACACACACGGCATGTTCTGGCCTTGGACAACTGTGTTGGAGTGGGTTTATGGCACTCTTTCTGATGTTCTTTCAAATTAAACTTCTTCCTGAAGTTTTCTCCACAGTGGAGGCACTGGTAAGGGTGCTGAGCATGTTTGGAAATCAGGTGCTTTTTCATGAAATGTATAGTGTCAAAAGTCTTGTGACACAAACGGCATGTTCTGGCTCTGGAAGACTCCTTTCGAGTGGGAAGGACATTGGAAGTGTCGTGGGGCTGGGATATCTGTGTCCCATCCTCAAAAGATGGCATCGGCGTGTTGTCCTCTTCAAATTGAGCTGGCTCTTCAAACACGTTCTGCAGATGTTTCTGTAAGTCCTCCTGACGTTCAAAGCTTTGCAAACACTTGGTGCACTGATATGTGTGAGATCTCACGTGTTTGGTCAAATTGCTTGCTTCAATGAACGTTTTGTcacacagagagcaagagaggagactCTTCGCCACCAAGCACTCTTTTTTATGCTCCTTCAAATGAAAGTTCCTTTGGAAATTCCCTCCACAGCCAGGGCACTGGTAAGGGAGTTGATCATGTTTGGATTTGAGGTGCTTTGTCATTAAATATGGACTGTCGAAAGTCTTGTTACACAAACTGCAATTTCTGGCTTTGGAAGACTGATCTGGAGTGGGACGAATGTTGGAAGTTGTTGAGCTCGCCGCCAAGCACAATTTCTTATGTTCCTTTAAATGAAACTTCCTCTTGAAATGTTCTCCACAGTCGCAGCACTGGTAAGGGAGCTGATCATGTTCGGAATTCAGGTGCTTTCTCATTAAATATGCACTTTGGAAAGTTTCCTGACACACATGGCAAGTTCTGGCTTTGGAAAACTCTCTTGGAGTGGGACGAACGTTAGAAGTTGTTGGGCTCAGGGGCGAAGTGCCATTGGGCTGGGATGTCTCGTTCCCATCCTCAAAAGATGTTGTAGACATGTTATCCTCTTCAAAAGATGCCGTAGACACGTTGTCCTCTTCTGGTTGAGTTGCCACCTCACACCCAATCTGTTGATGTTTCTGTAAGTCCTCCTGATGTTCAAAGCTTTGCAAACACTGGGTACACTGGTAAGGACTCTGCTCAGTATGAGATCTCATGTGTGCCGTCAAATCTTTTGCTCCAATGAAAGTCTTCCTACATAAGGAGCACATTTTGACCCGCTTGCTTCTATTAGACTGCCCAATTACATGGGATAGGTCAGGGGCCAAAGAATACTGAGGCATACTGTCAAAAGGTTCTCTGTTCTGTCCACTGCACTCCTCTGAGTGAAAGTCCTTGATGTGGTGGTGCAGTTTCTCTTCCTCTAGGCCTCTACCTAGAGTTGGGGGGGGGAAATGGTGATCTCAAAACATGGCAAAATCTGGGAGAACAAGTAAGGGTCAAACGGTTATAGATACACTGTCTGGCTAAGATATGCAAATTGCTTTAACTTTAGCAGCCATAGGTTTTATGCTATTAACAAAATTGCCAAATGTGACTTTTTGAACATGCACTCCAAGGCAAGTGATTGAAGGGGAAGTACTTTAAAACTTAATGGCAAGTGATTGAAGGGGAAGTACTTTAAAACTTAATGTCAGATGGTTTCTCCCCCTGGATAGTCGTCTATGGGCCGGGATAAACTGTAATCCACGGTTTggttttctttaaacagccactacaaactccagctaactttagccacagcCTAGCTAAAAATCAATGGGAGGGGTGGTGCCTGTTATACATGAGTTGGCCATTCTTTTCAACAGACACGGCTAACACCTACCACTCCCATTCATTGTTAGCAAGTGGTGACTGAAATTAGCTGAAGTTTGTAGAAGACTGAACCATagattacagtttctcctggcctATAGTATACTTTAGTATACTTTCAGGGTGAGAAACCATCTGACATGACGTTGTAAAATACTTAAAAATACTTACCATTAACATATTATAAACGTTGAGGCAAATATCACTTTAAGAAGCAGATTCTGTATAAAATTGACAGCCTGAATCATAGCTAGGATGATGATTTTCCTACCAGCTGTCCTTTTCTTGGGAACATCATCGTTTGAGGTTACACTGTCTTGTCTGAAAAATACCAAATTGAAGGAGCGTTAGGATTGTAATGGAAGATTACAAGTAGCAAGAATTGTTTCCAGTATAATAATTCACTAATTCTTACTCAGTCTCTGGTGGCTGTCCATTGGCATTCCTCTTACTTTCTGGTGATATGACCCATCCTGCTCTCTGTCCTTGGGATCCCCCTTTTTTAATTTGAAGCCTCTTTCTCCTTAATGTTTGACTCAATGTTGGAGATGACACAGGTAACGGCATATCAGTAATGTCAAGTCGGTGCAGAAGCACCGTGGGCTGACGGAGCAGACAGGAAGTTGACAAACTAGAACTGTCCTGCACTTTCTGTTGGATGCTGTGAGGTTTTTGTATTTTTAGCCCACTGTCAGTTTGAGGTTGGTGAAAAGCTCCATCTAGTTCCCTCTCTCTTGCTGACTCTTTGTCAGCTGTCTCGTGTTTAAGGTTTCCCTCAGTAGTTTCCTTGTGTATACACACCTCTTCTGAACCTTGAATTTGTAAAGACAAAATCTCAACATTCAAATTTCCGTCTGAATGCACCCCTTCTACGCTCTTCACGTAATCTGACTCCAACAAAGGAAGCATTTCTGAATCGTTGTCAGATGAGGCTGGGCTTTGAATGTTCATATGTTCATATGGCAAAGGTTCCTCCGTGGGTTCTGATTTGATCTCTGGGTCAGTTTGATCTGGAAAGATCACAACTGTCTTTAGTGGAGAGAGCGACAGCGATGAGAGGATGTAGTCGACCGAAGAtggagctgagacaggaagacaagAAAAGTCAATGTCAAACAAACCCTGGTTCTTATTTTTTAGTTTTAGGGACACAAACCAATGTCTTTTTATGGCATTGATAATAAACAAGTTGTAACTCCAATTCTATGAGTGGAGTTAGGGGAGTTCTGCTCTTAGTGGTTTACCCCGCTGCCTAGGCAACGAATAGCCTGAGAGAAAATGATGCACACACCTGCAGCCAATGGGAGCACAGGTGTCCCTATATAAGGTGACGCTTCCCCTCAATCAGCCTCCCGAAAAATAATCTTCCGCAAGACTGGGGGTCGGCAGGGCCTTAAGTCCAATGGGGCTCTGCTCCACTCATAGAACTGGAGTTACCACTCCGGTAACTATCGTTCTATATCGTGGAGCGGAGCCCCATAGGGGAGCTCTGCTCCTAGTGGTTTAAGGTGGAGCGCCGCGctccaaaatgtactttttgccGAGCCTAACACTTCCAACTTAATGAAAAGGTCGGGCCCAGCAATGGCTGCGACCAAGTCCCACAGTACTGTGACACACTGTGTCACAATATACTGTGTCCTTCAGTACAATCCGCCCCACTCAGTCCAGAGACATAGTCAATGGCTAGTGGGCAGATAAACAGAATATGAGCCTTACTAATCTGAACCAGCAGATAGATGATACTTCAATATCCTGTCAATATTCAATGATTGGTCTAATAGCACTGTAAAACTAGTTGCAGAAACTATTTCCCTCATCCTTCCGCCCAAACATAGTCATAGACTTGTGGGCAGGTTAGAATACATGACCTCTACTGTACTGATCTCTCAGTCAGGAGTCATGTCACATAGTCACCCTAACATGTAAAAGCGGACCTGAAGGAAACCAGTCCATCGGTCCTGCAGTTTTTCCACTTAGTTCAAGTCCTCCAATCGGCTATGCTGAGTACAGACTGAACCATGGTTAGAAGACATATCATACTGATTTCTCAGTAAATCTGCCATATTTAATCTAGAGGCCAAAGCCTATGATTTGTGGGCAGATAGACAGAACATGGGCCATACTAATCTGACTAGCAGATAGATAATACCTCAATATCCCATCAATACACAGTGACCGGTAGTAGTGCAATACCAGTTACAGCACTATTTCCCTCATCCTTCCGCCCCAACACAGTGATACAATGGTGGGCGGGTCAAAAAAACACGTTCTCTACTGTCTGAATATCAGTCAGGAGACGTgacatatgtctctctctctctcaatggaaAAGAACAGGGCCTAATGGGAACCATGCCCAACAGCCCTTCATCTTTTCCTCCTAGCTCAAGTCCTTCCATCCAGTACAGAGTGAGCCAAGAGAGTTAGAAGACATATCCAAAAGGTAGAAACGGATAAAAGGAGCCGGTGACGACCATGACGCCGCTGCACAGATATCCTCTATTCATTCCCGTTCCTCTGAAAAGGGCAGTAGATGCCGCTACTCCATGAGTGGACTAAGCTCTTACACCCTGAGGCAATGGCCGCCCTGCTGCCTCAATACCAGTGAGACAGCCGCTGTTTAGAAAGTCGTCTCGCACCGTGACACACAAAGAGCTTGTTGATGACCTAATCGCCGCTGTGCACTCCACGTAGCGTGCCAAGCAATGAAGCCGGTCTGTGACCTATATGAGCTCTTAATAACCTTCGGCATAAATGCCGGGTTAGGACGTAACACCGCCCTGCTCAGATCGCTATTAATGGCCAGGCAGTTGGGTCTCGTCGAAAGAGCACACAAATCACTGACACGCTTAGCCGTAGTCAAAGTGAGCAACAGTGCCGCCTTCAGAGATAACATCTTGAGGGGGATTTGATTAAATGGTTCGATCGGCGTCTTGCTGAGCGCCTTGAGGACCAAGGCCAAATCCCACTGAGGAAGCGTGGCTCTAGGCATCGGCCAAAGGCGCCGCGTTCCAAATAGGAACCGTTTCACTAGAGGGTGTCTGAAGACATTGTCTCTGCCAAACCCCTCATGACAAGCTGAAATCGTCGCCACAACACCTTAATGGTGGCGGGTGAGCGCTGCTTGTCAAACATGAACTGTAGGAAAGAGAGCACACTCTCGACCTGACAGCACACGGGGTCTACATTTTCTGTGGCGCACCATTGTGAAAACACGTTCCATTTGCTGGTATAAGTCCTGGATGTAGAACTGGCACGGGAGCCCTGTATGGTTCTGATTACTGAATCAGATAACCCACGGCGCTCTTAGGAGCCAGACCATCAGTGGTTGGCCGATTATGGGCAATTGCTCTATCATTCCTCCCGCCTGAGACGTCGCGTGCCATCGATGTGGAATAGGCCAAGGTGGCGAAAGCAGCATCTGAATCATCTCCGCGAGCCAAGGGGCCACTGGGCGATCGGGGGCTATCAATACGATTGACAGGCCGCCTGTTCTCACTCGGGCTAACAGTGGGAGAATGCAGGACAGCGGTGGAAATGCATACAGGAGAACATTTGGCCACGGCTGGTGCGCAAAAGCTTCCGTCCCTAGTGGTGGTTCGTCCTGGGCTCGAAGAGAGAACCAGAGGAGGCAATGTGCGCTCACGCGTGATGCGGAAAAGTCCACCTAGGCTATCCTGAACCGTTCCAATATTTGGAGAACAATGTCGGGGTGCAGATGCCAGCACGTTGCGACCCCGCAGGGTGGGCGCGAAGGGGGTCAGAACCAGTAGAACTGTTTCCAACTCTAGGAGGTTGATGTGATGTCCCGAGGGAGACCACACACTTCCGATCGCCAGAGTCTGACATGTCCTTCCCCATCCAGTCAGACAAGCGTCTGTAAACCCTGGAGTGTAGGAGGACACTCTGCCTATTGGGAGCCCTTGCGTCAGAATGCACGGGTCTCTCCAATAGTTCAGGTCCACTCTGAGCGAGAGGGGAACCACAAACAACCGACGAAGATGCCGCACTGGGTCTAGTCGTAGTTGGGCGAACCATCGCTGTGTTCTGCGCATGTGCAGTAGTCCCAGCGGAACCACGGAGTGGGCAGACGTCATGAGACCCAAGAGTGTCATGACCGAATGCGCCATCACTGTGTGATTCGGATGAAACTTTCGTAGGAATAGCAACAGGGCAGCCCGACAAGGATCCGAAATTTGAGCCTTCATAGTCAGTGTCTAGCT
It encodes:
- the LOC111978282 gene encoding zinc finger protein 721-like isoform X1, whose product is MQKRLKEEDGPLPLSSLRLFVPPLRLVSAALWQVVQRGDIMDYGLVEEFVTTVLEVVPDLMSYRERVQLIMGLRAQLVLELCRTDHLADPETIQPHLNRLRSCVITHRENEIPDPEVEASESNFLKLIQSLLEDPIEREHFFQNVYSEEFGLKYDSALQSLVWEFLSRLEKLLPTPTLQQTASWFLPDPSILEDCVQFVCHPEPLKTLLQYHNNTYEYVDTNAPSSVDYILSSLSLSPLKTVVIFPDQTDPEIKSEPTEEPLPYEHMNIQSPASSDNDSEMLPLLESDYVKSVEGVHSDGNLNVEILSLQIQGSEEVCIHKETTEGNLKHETADKESARERELDGAFHQPQTDSGLKIQKPHSIQQKVQDSSSLSTSCLLRQPTVLLHRLDITDMPLPVSSPTLSQTLRRKRLQIKKGGSQGQRAGWVISPESKRNANGQPPETEQDSVTSNDDVPKKRTAGRGLEEEKLHHHIKDFHSEECSGQNREPFDSMPQYSLAPDLSHVIGQSNRSKRVKMCSLCRKTFIGAKDLTAHMRSHTEQSPYQCTQCLQSFEHQEDLQKHQQIGCEVATQPEEDNVSTASFEEDNMSTTSFEDGNETSQPNGTSPLSPTTSNVRPTPREFSKARTCHVCQETFQSAYLMRKHLNSEHDQLPYQCCDCGEHFKRKFHLKEHKKLCLAASSTTSNIRPTPDQSSKARNCSLCNKTFDSPYLMTKHLKSKHDQLPYQCPGCGGNFQRNFHLKEHKKECLVAKSLLSCSLCDKTFIEASNLTKHVRSHTYQCTKCLQSFERQEDLQKHLQNVFEEPAQFEEDNTPMPSFEDGTQISQPHDTSNVLPTRKESSRARTCRLCHKTFDTIHFMKKHLISKHAQHPYQCLHCGENFRKKFNLKEHQKECHKPTPTQLSKARTCRVCHKTFVSVHLMRKHLKSKHDLLPYQCLGCGDHFYKNSHLLKHEKVCSAAKRLLTCCECGKTFKLSKLKGCNQVNQQQAPRGDHQETNTTLIVENGMEIPQSFSTTPQNPTISNALTIQGQSSKIANHYETCLLCNETFENGENLRKHMEFQHDVRTYVCLDCGETFQSKSELQKHFAIHLGSRKCPLCVKKTSQSTLQHVQRQQPDLRVSSEGVNPNQHQRDVDPADGSNSLAPRERETNILQPSTYLCDTCGKDFPSLCRLKRHLQVHTGEQPFPCTDCGKCFTCKGSLKIHQRLHTGERPFACTLCQQRFITNKHLKRHMFTHTREKPFQCSACGKTFKTKQGCSRHQQFRRCYLEKHTRASFLENPKDLQKHQQIGHEEAAQPEEDNMSTTSFEYKTSQAHGTSAQSPGTSNVRPTPRQSSKARTCHVCHEIFQSAYLMRKHLNSKHGQLPYQCLDCGEHFKRKFNLREHKARCHSTPSSKSRKCCLCNKTFNSPYLMRKHLKSQHDQLPYQCRDCGHFFKLKFNLKKHKKKCPTLKRH
- the LOC111978282 gene encoding zinc finger protein 594-like isoform X2 encodes the protein MLRCYCHHQSTFIQQSPYKGILYKSVGRGWTKGDSVPLWTASWFLPDPSILEDCVQFVCHPEPLKTLLQYHNNTYEYVDTNAPSSVDYILSSLSLSPLKTVVIFPDQTDPEIKSEPTEEPLPYEHMNIQSPASSDNDSEMLPLLESDYVKSVEGVHSDGNLNVEILSLQIQGSEEVCIHKETTEGNLKHETADKESARERELDGAFHQPQTDSGLKIQKPHSIQQKVQDSSSLSTSCLLRQPTVLLHRLDITDMPLPVSSPTLSQTLRRKRLQIKKGGSQGQRAGWVISPESKRNANGQPPETEQDSVTSNDDVPKKRTAGRGLEEEKLHHHIKDFHSEECSGQNREPFDSMPQYSLAPDLSHVIGQSNRSKRVKMCSLCRKTFIGAKDLTAHMRSHTEQSPYQCTQCLQSFEHQEDLQKHQQIGCEVATQPEEDNVSTASFEEDNMSTTSFEDGNETSQPNGTSPLSPTTSNVRPTPREFSKARTCHVCQETFQSAYLMRKHLNSEHDQLPYQCCDCGEHFKRKFHLKEHKKLCLAASSTTSNIRPTPDQSSKARNCSLCNKTFDSPYLMTKHLKSKHDQLPYQCPGCGGNFQRNFHLKEHKKECLVAKSLLSCSLCDKTFIEASNLTKHVRSHTYQCTKCLQSFERQEDLQKHLQNVFEEPAQFEEDNTPMPSFEDGTQISQPHDTSNVLPTRKESSRARTCRLCHKTFDTIHFMKKHLISKHAQHPYQCLHCGENFRKKFNLKEHQKECHKPTPTQLSKARTCRVCHKTFVSVHLMRKHLKSKHDLLPYQCLGCGDHFYKNSHLLKHEKVCSAAKRLLTCCECGKTFKLSKLKGCNQVNQQQAPRGDHQETNTTLIVENGMEIPQSFSTTPQNPTISNALTIQGQSSKIANHYETCLLCNETFENGENLRKHMEFQHDVRTYVCLDCGETFQSKSELQKHFAIHLGSRKCPLCVKKTSQSTLQHVQRQQPDLRVSSEGVNPNQHQRDVDPADGSNSLAPRERETNILQPSTYLCDTCGKDFPSLCRLKRHLQVHTGEQPFPCTDCGKCFTCKGSLKIHQRLHTGERPFACTLCQQRFITNKHLKRHMFTHTREKPFQCSACGKTFKTKQGCSRHQQFRRCYLEKHTRASFLENPKDLQKHQQIGHEEAAQPEEDNMSTTSFEYKTSQAHGTSAQSPGTSNVRPTPRQSSKARTCHVCHEIFQSAYLMRKHLNSKHGQLPYQCLDCGEHFKRKFNLREHKARCHSTPSSKSRKCCLCNKTFNSPYLMRKHLKSQHDQLPYQCRDCGHFFKLKFNLKKHKKKCPTLKRH